In Corvus moneduloides isolate bCorMon1 chromosome 3, bCorMon1.pri, whole genome shotgun sequence, one DNA window encodes the following:
- the ORC3 gene encoding origin recognition complex subunit 3 isoform X4, whose product MSTCSVSKGCFVFKPSTKKRRSSEKAAHDFRSRSDDAEDTELRFVTCQSLWKQIKSETEQIQEDLNKQLLDNLVSFLSRSHSEFQEKTTEWTCRMKFREIPTAALVLGVNVTDHDLTFRGLSDALQDNITPYIALLEAKDCPGIKNLMQKLMGQLMNCDIDVDSLEDEDCVQVSQNRIRCSMSSLISWYESVTKKTDSETPSKKRNSSSRHWQSPPVIVIFKDMESFTTKVLQDFIVISSQHIHELPLVLIFGIATSPMIIHRLLPHSVSSLLCIELCQSLSCKEHLSTIIDKLLLTPRFPFKLGEKVLQVLINIFLYHDFSVQNFIKGFQLCIVEHFYSQPLSVLCCQLVDVKKRVYSLSHGQCENIRRLPSFRRYVEKQESGKQVALLTNDSFLKEETEKLLEDLHVYHENYVSILRCLHVFTSSLPKYPLGKQIRELHCACLETRVWETEEYESSLQLARMLNKTDLVTMLQQCVEILMSSSGKEFDKTVEKLKEFLTQFQNLEVAEASQERDVSVSSQKELQKKTDLYHLQKTLLELKESRRSKKLTKFEMLRFEVVDYIDSLVRDFSVLIGKHAFL is encoded by the exons CAAATACAAGAAGACTTGAATAAGCAGTTGCTTGATAATCTGGTGAGTTTTTTGAGCCGGTCTCATTCTGAGTTTCAAGAGAAGACAACAGAATGGACTTGCAGGATGAAGTTCAGAGAAATCCCTACTGCAGCTCTTGTCttag GTGTGAATGTTACAGATCACGACTTGACTTTCAGAGGTCTCTCAGATGCCCTTCAGGATAACATTACTCCTTATATAGCCTTGCTGGAAGCCAAAGATTGCCCAG GCATAAAAAACCTGATGCAGAAGCTGATGGGGCAGCTGATGAACTGTGATATAGATGTGGACTCACTGGAAGATGAGGACTGTGTGCAGGTTTCACAGAATAGAATACGTTGTTCAATGTCTTCTCTTATCAGCTGGTATGAGAGTGTAACAAAG aaaacagattctGAAACtccaagcaaaaaaagaaattcctcctcTAGACACTGGCAGTCTCCTCCAGTTATAGTAATATTCAAAGACATGGAAAGTTTCACCACAAAAGTTCTTCAGGACTTCATAGTCATCAGCAG TCAACATATCCATGAATTACCTCTAGTGCTGATTTTTGGAATCGCTACATCACCAATGATTATCCACAGATTACTTCCTCACTcagtttcctctctgctgtgcatAGAGCTTTGCCAGTCCCTTTCTTGTAAGGAGCACCTGTCTACTATAATTGACAAG CTGCTTCTGACACCCCGGTTTCCCTTTAAACTGGGTGAGAAAGTTCTGCAGGTGCTCATCAACATATTCCTGTACCATGATTTTTCTGTCCAGAATTTTATCAAAGGATTTCAG ctctgtatTGTGGAACACTTCTATTCCCAGCCTCTAAGTGTACTGTGTTGCCAACTGGTAGATGTTAAGAAGAGAGTTTATTCTTTATCACATGGTCAGTGTGAAAACATTCGGAGACTGCCCTCTTTCAGAAG GTATGTGGAAAAGCAAGAGTCAGGGAAACAGGTTGCACTGCTGACAAATGACAGCTTCTTAaag gaagaaacagagaagttGCTGGAGGACTTACATGTTTACCATGAAAATTATGTTTCAATTCTGAGATGTCTTCATGTTTTCACATCTTCTCTTCCGAAGTATCCTTTGGGCAAGCAG ATCAGGGAGTTGCACTGTGCGTGTTTGGAAACCCGagtgtgggagacagaggagtatGAGTCATCTCTTCAGCTAgcaag GATGTTGAATAAGACTGATTTGGTAACCATGCTCCAACAGTGTGTGGAAATTTTGATGTCATCTTCTGGAAAGGAGTTTGATAAGACAGTAGAAAAGTTGAAGGAGTTCTTGACCCAGTTTCAGAATCTAGAAG TAGCAGAAGCTTCCCAAGAACGAGATGTGTCCGTATCGTCACAAAAGGAGCTCCAGAAGAAGACAGACCTTTATCACCTTCAGAAG actttgtTGGAGTTGAAGGAATCAAGAAGGTCTAAGAAACTGACAAAGTTTGAAATGCTTCGTTTTGAAGTTGTTGACTATATAGACAGTCTTGTAAG AGATTTTTCAGTACTGATTGGGAAACATGCATTTTTGTAG